The Yoonia sp. SS1-5 genome contains a region encoding:
- a CDS encoding CoA ester lyase produces the protein MHDRPYRSALYIPGSKERALDKARGLPVDVILFDLEDAVAPDAKARARATLTDALAAGGYGARLRIVRINGLDTAWGAADAAALRDMACDAVLLPKVNTPADVDALAALIPDLPIWAMMETPEGILNAAAIARHPRIAGFVLGTNDLAKDLNSRGRAALATALQMCLLAAKAAGIVALDGVYNAFKDEDGLRAECAEGRDMGFDGKTLIHPAQVAIANAAFGPTEDEVALARRQIEAFEAAEADGQGVAVVDGRIVESLHIVTARATLAKAEAIAALETA, from the coding sequence ATGCACGATCGCCCCTACCGCTCTGCGCTGTATATTCCCGGCTCGAAAGAGCGTGCGTTGGACAAGGCCCGGGGGCTACCTGTGGACGTTATCCTGTTCGATTTGGAAGACGCCGTGGCCCCGGATGCCAAGGCCCGCGCCCGCGCCACACTGACAGATGCGCTGGCGGCTGGCGGTTATGGCGCCCGTTTGCGGATTGTCCGCATCAACGGGTTGGATACGGCCTGGGGCGCCGCCGATGCGGCCGCTCTGCGTGACATGGCATGCGACGCCGTCCTGCTACCCAAAGTCAACACGCCTGCCGATGTGGATGCTCTGGCCGCGCTCATTCCCGATCTGCCGATCTGGGCCATGATGGAGACACCGGAAGGTATCTTGAACGCCGCGGCAATCGCGCGCCACCCGCGCATCGCCGGGTTTGTGCTGGGCACCAATGATCTGGCCAAGGATCTGAATTCACGTGGACGGGCCGCTTTGGCCACCGCGTTGCAGATGTGTCTTCTGGCGGCAAAGGCGGCCGGGATCGTGGCGCTTGACGGCGTTTACAACGCGTTCAAGGACGAAGACGGGCTGCGCGCCGAATGCGCGGAAGGCCGTGATATGGGGTTTGATGGCAAAACGTTGATCCACCCCGCACAGGTTGCGATTGCGAATGCCGCCTTCGGGCCGACGGAAGACGAGGTCGCGTTGGCCCGACGGCAGATCGAAGCCTTTGAGGCAGCCGAGGCTGACGGGCAGGGGGTTGCCGTCGTCGATGGGCGCATTGTCGAGAGCTTGCATATTGTGACCGCGCGCGCGACTTTGGCCAAAGCCGAAGCCATCGCCGCATTGGAGACAGCATGA
- a CDS encoding sulfite exporter TauE/SafE family protein: protein MDDLTFWMAAVLASVCVGLAKGGLSLVGALAVPILALTISPVTAAAMLLPVFVVSDVIGLIAYRRQVDPVVLKIMMVAMPLGVLVGYLTVDIVSDAVVTTIIGAIGAVFSLSLIMRRKADVPPKSPAWPAGLFWGGITGFTSFVSHTGAVPYQVFTLPLRMPKMIFAGTVTVAFAYINLIKLIPYFLLGQLSLGNLKIAVILLAPAAIGVAAGLKLVKILPERLFFRFITGALLVLSCKLLWDGLTSLI, encoded by the coding sequence ATTTGACGTTCTGGATGGCAGCTGTGCTGGCATCTGTCTGTGTAGGGCTGGCCAAAGGTGGGCTGTCTTTGGTGGGCGCTTTGGCGGTACCGATTCTCGCGCTGACGATCTCGCCGGTGACTGCAGCGGCAATGCTGTTGCCGGTCTTTGTGGTCTCTGACGTCATCGGATTGATCGCCTATCGCAGGCAAGTCGATCCGGTGGTGTTGAAGATCATGATGGTTGCGATGCCGCTGGGTGTCTTGGTGGGTTATCTGACTGTCGATATCGTGTCCGACGCGGTTGTGACGACAATCATCGGCGCGATCGGCGCCGTCTTTTCGCTGTCGCTGATCATGCGACGCAAGGCTGATGTGCCGCCAAAGTCACCCGCATGGCCTGCGGGGCTTTTCTGGGGTGGCATCACGGGGTTCACCAGTTTTGTCAGCCATACCGGTGCCGTGCCATATCAGGTCTTCACCTTGCCATTGCGCATGCCCAAGATGATATTTGCGGGAACCGTGACCGTGGCTTTTGCCTATATCAACCTGATCAAGTTGATACCGTATTTCCTGCTTGGGCAGCTATCCTTGGGCAATCTGAAAATCGCGGTGATCCTGCTTGCCCCTGCGGCGATTGGTGTCGCTGCTGGTCTGAAACTGGTGAAAATCCTGCCCGAGCGGCTGTTCTTTCGCTTTATCACCGGCGCGTTGCTGGTTTTGTCCTGCAAACTGCTTTGGGATGGGCTGACGTCGCTGATATAA